Within Xanthomonas theicola, the genomic segment TTGATCGGGGCATACATCCAGAACCAAGAGGCGGAAGATCGGCGCTTGGACCAATTGCAGTTGCTGAGGTAGTCGGCCACCTTCAGGTGGCCCTAACAAGGGAGGCGCGTAGCGCTCCCGCAGCCGCTTTGAGCGGCTCACATCTCTAAAGCCCCCGGCTTTGCCGGGGGATATTTACTCGGATAGGGAATTGGACTCCAAACCGCTGCGCTACTCAAAACCGGGAGGACGTCGGGCGGCCCGTGGACGAAGCGCCCATCCGGATTCGCCATTCCATATCGCAAACGTGAACATAAGCTGTCTACCGTGGTCTGTCATCGCACTGTTATGTTCGCTGCCAGGACACGGCACCGCGCCATCACGCGGTCGCAACGCCGCCGTGATCCTGACGCGCAAATCGCAACGACACGTGGCAGCCAGGCGCTGCCGCGCTGGCAAGACAGTCCCTCTTATTCATCAAGGAAGCCGAAGATGACCAAGTCCATCCGCTGCCAGCGCCCGCTGGCGCTGCTGCCGTCGTTACTGATCGCCCTCGCCGCCACCTCCGCCACCGCGGCCGAGCGCGTGGATCTGCACAGCAAGCATCTCGGCACGCTCAACACGCAGTACAAGACTGCCACCACCAGCCTCGGCGGCGTGCCCGCCGCCGCCGCGGTGCGCCATGCCGAGGTGGTCGGCCTGGACGCCGAGTCCGCGCTGACCCTGCTGACCAGCAGCACGGACAGCGACGGCACCGTGCACAGCCGTTACCAGCAGACCTTCCGCGGCGTGCCGGTCTGGGGCGAGCAGGTCATCGTCAGCGAGCGCAGCGACGGCAGCGTGCGCAGCCTGTTCGGGCACTCGGTCGCCGGCCTGGCCAGGGAACTGCCGGCCACCGCGACGGCCGCCGCCGCGACGCTGTTGCCGGCCAGCCGCGCGCTGGAGGTGGCCAAGCGCGCCGCGCTCGGCGACGCGCTGGCCGCGCGCCGGGTCGAGCGCGCGCAGGCGCCGCAGATGATCTACCTGGACGACGACGATCGCGCGCGCATGGCCTATGTGGTGTCGTTCTTCGCCGACGCGCCGCAGGGCGGCGCACCAACCCGACCGTTCGTGATCGTCGACGCGCGCAGCGGCGCGGTGCTGCGGCAATGGGAGGGCCTGACCAAGCGCGACGCCACCGGCCCCGGCGGCAACGCCAAGACCGGTCAGTACGAATACGGCACCCTCGGCAGCATCCACGGCTTCCTGGAGATGGACGACAGCTGCCGCATGCAGAACAGCAACGTCAAGACGGTGGACCTCGGTGGCAGCTATGGGTTCTCCAGCGCCCCCTACCAGTTCACCTGCCCGCGCAACACCTACAAGGCCATCAACGGCGCCTACTCGCCGATCAACGATGCGCACTATTTCGGCGGCATCGTCGATAAGATGTACCGCAACTATGCCGGGGTGGCG encodes:
- a CDS encoding M4 family metallopeptidase; its protein translation is MTKSIRCQRPLALLPSLLIALAATSATAAERVDLHSKHLGTLNTQYKTATTSLGGVPAAAAVRHAEVVGLDAESALTLLTSSTDSDGTVHSRYQQTFRGVPVWGEQVIVSERSDGSVRSLFGHSVAGLARELPATATAAAATLLPASRALEVAKRAALGDALAARRVERAQAPQMIYLDDDDRARMAYVVSFFADAPQGGAPTRPFVIVDARSGAVLRQWEGLTKRDATGPGGNAKTGQYEYGTLGSIHGFLEMDDSCRMQNSNVKTVDLGGSYGFSSAPYQFTCPRNTYKAINGAYSPINDAHYFGGIVDKMYRNYAGVAPLRFQLVMRVHYGTRYENAFWDGSAMTFGDGNTRFYPLVSADVAGHEVSHGFTEQNSGLVYYDQPGGINEAFSDIAGEATEYYLRGSNDFMVGPEIFKSNGALRYMANPTQDGKSIDNAANYRDGLDVHYSSGVYNKAFYMLVTTPGWNTRTAFEVFARANRLYWTPSTDFNSGACGVQTAASDLDRSVASVRAAFASVGVTCNQ